A part of Mustela erminea isolate mMusErm1 chromosome 9, mMusErm1.Pri, whole genome shotgun sequence genomic DNA contains:
- the MAPK8IP1 gene encoding C-Jun-amino-terminal kinase-interacting protein 1 isoform X3: MKLVLKMDSSPDNDSWLEDQWERWLTHDISLEEFEDEDLSEITEECGISLQCKDTLSLRPPRAGLLSGGGGGAGSRLQAEMLQMDLIDAAGDTPGAEDDDDDEEERAARRPGAGPPEAEPRQEPAPRGQGQGQGQGGGDTYRPKRPTTLNLFPQVPRSQDTLNNNSLGKKHSWQDRVSRSSSPLKTGEQTPPHEHICLSDELPPPSSPTATKDRGTSTDSPCRRSTATQMAPPGGPTAAPPSSRSHSHRDRIHYQADVRLEATEEIYLTPVQRPPDPPEPSSAFLPPAESRMSVSSDPDPAAYPSAAGRPHPSISEEDEGFDCLSSPERPELQGGGWRGSLGEPPPPPRASLSSDTSALSYDSVKYTLVVDEHAQLELVSLRPCFGDYSDESDSATVYDNCASASSPYESAIGEEYEEAPRPRPPVCLSEDSTPDEPDVHFSKKFLNVFMSGRSRSSSAESFGLFSCVINGEEQEQTHRAIFRFVPRHEDELELEVDDPLLVELQAEDYWYEAYNMRTGARGVFPAYYAIEVTKEPEHMAALTKNSDWVDQFRVKFLGSVQVPYHKGNDVLCAAMQKIATTRRLTVHFNPPSSCVLEISVRGVKIGVKADDSQDAKGNKCSHFFQLKNISFCGYHPKNNKYFGFITKHPADHRFACHVFVSEESTKALAESVGRAFQQFYKQFVEYTCPTEDIYLE, translated from the exons ATGAAGCTGGTGCTGAAGATGGATTCGAGCCCAGACAATGACAGCTGGTTGGAGGATCAGTGGGAGCGCTG gctcacccatgaCATCAGCTTGGAGGAGTTTGAGGATGAAGACCTCTCAGAGATCACCGAGGAGTGTGGCATCAGCCTGCAGTGCAAAGATACTCTGTCCTTGAGG CCCCCGCGCGCCGGGCTGCTGtctgggggcggcggcggcgcggggagcCGACTGCAGGCGGAGATGCTGCAGATGGACCTGATCGACGCGGCGGGGGATACTCCCGGCGCCgaggacgacgacgacgacgaggaGGAGCGCGCGGCGCGGCGGCCGGGAGCGGGGCCGCCGGAGGCCGAGCCCCGCCAGGAGCCGGCGCCCCGCGGCCAGGGCCAAGGCCAGGGCCAGGGCGGCGGGGACACTTATCGACCCAAGCGGCCTACCACGCTCAACCTCTTCCCGCAGGTGCCGCGGTCTCAG GACACATTGAATAATAATTCTCTGGGCAAGAAGCACAGTTGGCAGGATCGGGTGTCTCGGTCATCCTCACCCCTGAAGACTG GGGAGCAGACGCCGCCACATGAGCACATCTGCCTGAGCGATGAGCTGCCACCCCCGAGCAGCCCCACGGCCACCAAGGACCGAGGCACCTCCACTGACAGCCCTTGCCGCCGCAGCACCGCCACACAGATGGCCCCTCCCGGCGGCCCCACGGCTGCCCCACCGAGCAGCCGGAGCCACTCGCATCGAGACCGCATCCACTACCAGGCCGACGTGCGGCTAGAGGCCACCGAGGAGATCTACCTGACGCCAGTGCAGAGGCCGCCAGACCCCCCGGAGCCCAGTTCTGCCTTCCTGCCCCCGGCAGAGAGCCGGATGTCTGTCAGCTCCGATCCAGACCCTGCCGCCTACCCCTCTGCAGCGGGCCGGCCGCACCCCTCCATCAGCGAGGAGGATGAGGGCTTCGACTGCTTGTCGTCCCCGGAGCGGCCCGAGCTGCAGGGCGGAGGCTGGCGGGGCAGCCTCGGGGAGCCGCCGCCACCCCCACGGGCCTCGCTGAGCTCGGACACCAGCGCGCTGTCCTACGACTCGGTGAAGTACACCCTGGTGGTGGACGAACACGCGCAGCTGGAGCTGGTGAGCCTGCGGCCGTGCTTCGGGGACTACAGCGACGAGAGCGACTCGGCCACCGTCTATGACAACTGCGCCTCCGCCTCCTCGCCCTACGAGTCGGCCATCGGGGAGGAGTACGAGGAGGCTCCCCGGCCGCGgccccctgtctgcctctccgaGGACTCCACGCCCGACGAGCCCGACGTCCACTTCTCCAAGAAGTTCCTGAACGTCTTCATGAGCGGCCGCTCGCGCTCCTCCA GTGCCGAGTCCTTCGGGCTCTTCTCCTGTGTCATCaatggggaggagcaggagcagaCGCACCGGGCCATATTCAG GTTTGTGCCTCGACACGAGGATgagctggagctggaggtggACGACCCCTTGCTGGTGGAGCTGCAGGCCGAGGACTACTGGTATGAGGCCTACAACATGCGCACGGGTGCCCGGGGTGTCTTCCCCGCCTACTACGCCATCGAGGTCACCAAGGAGCCCGAGCACATGGCAG CCCTGACCAAAAACAGCGACTGGGTGGACCAGTTCCGGGTGAAGTTCCTGGGCTCCGTCCAGGTTCCCTACCACAAGGGCAATGACGTGCTCTGTGCTGCTATGCAAAAG ATCGCCACCACCCGCCGGCTCACCGTGCACTTTAACCCGCCGTCCAGCTGCGTCCTGGAGATCAGCGTGCGGGGCGTGAAGATCGGCGTCAAGGCTGATGATTCCCAGGACGCCAAG GGGAATAAATGTAGCCACTTTTTCCAGTTAAAAAACATCTCTTTCTGTGGATACCATCCAAAGAACAACAA GTACTTTGGGTTCATCACCAAGCACCCTGCTGACCACCGGTTTGCCTGCCACGTCTTTGTGTCCGAGGAATCCACCAAAGCCCTGGCAGAGTCCGTGGG GAGAGCGTTCCAGCAGTTCTACAAGCAGTTCGTGGAGTACACCTGCCCCACGGAAGACATCTATCTGGAGTAG
- the C9H11orf94 gene encoding uncharacterized protein C11orf94 homolog, producing the protein MVLAMLGALHPRAGLSLFFLYLVLAAALLRPQPLRPQRSVPEEFSAPLQLSQPLSGLVDDYGVRPKHPWPRGPRPLLSRAQQRKRDGPDMAEYYYDAHL; encoded by the exons ATGGTTCTCGCCATGCTGGGGGCTCTGCATCCCAGGGCTGGGCTGAGCCTCTTCTTCCTCTATCTCGTCCTGGCAGCTGCACTCCTCCGCCCCCAGCCACTGAG GCCTCAGCGATCTGTTCCTGAAGAATTTTCAGCCCCTCTGCAACTCTCACAACCACTTTCCGGCCTAGTGGATG ACTATGGGGTTCGACCCAAGCACCCCTGGCCACGAGGGCCTCGACCCCTCCTCTCCCGAGCCCAGCAGCGCAAGCGTGATGGGCCAGACATGGCCGAGTATTACTACGACGCACACCTGTGA
- the MAPK8IP1 gene encoding C-Jun-amino-terminal kinase-interacting protein 1 isoform X2: protein MAERESGGLGGGAASPPAASPFLGLHIASPPNFRLTHDISLEEFEDEDLSEITEECGISLQCKDTLSLRPPRAGLLSGGGGGAGSRLQAEMLQMDLIDAAGDTPGAEDDDDDEEERAARRPGAGPPEAEPRQEPAPRGQGQGQGQGGGDTYRPKRPTTLNLFPQVPRSQDTLNNNSLGKKHSWQDRVSRSSSPLKTGEQTPPHEHICLSDELPPPSSPTATKDRGTSTDSPCRRSTATQMAPPGGPTAAPPSSRSHSHRDRIHYQADVRLEATEEIYLTPVQRPPDPPEPSSAFLPPAESRMSVSSDPDPAAYPSAAGRPHPSISEEDEGFDCLSSPERPELQGGGWRGSLGEPPPPPRASLSSDTSALSYDSVKYTLVVDEHAQLELVSLRPCFGDYSDESDSATVYDNCASASSPYESAIGEEYEEAPRPRPPVCLSEDSTPDEPDVHFSKKFLNVFMSGRSRSSSAESFGLFSCVINGEEQEQTHRAIFRFVPRHEDELELEVDDPLLVELQAEDYWYEAYNMRTGARGVFPAYYAIEVTKEPEHMAALTKNSDWVDQFRVKFLGSVQVPYHKGNDVLCAAMQKIATTRRLTVHFNPPSSCVLEISVRGVKIGVKADDSQDAKGNKCSHFFQLKNISFCGYHPKNNKYFGFITKHPADHRFACHVFVSEESTKALAESVGRAFQQFYKQFVEYTCPTEDIYLE, encoded by the exons gctcacccatgaCATCAGCTTGGAGGAGTTTGAGGATGAAGACCTCTCAGAGATCACCGAGGAGTGTGGCATCAGCCTGCAGTGCAAAGATACTCTGTCCTTGAGG CCCCCGCGCGCCGGGCTGCTGtctgggggcggcggcggcgcggggagcCGACTGCAGGCGGAGATGCTGCAGATGGACCTGATCGACGCGGCGGGGGATACTCCCGGCGCCgaggacgacgacgacgacgaggaGGAGCGCGCGGCGCGGCGGCCGGGAGCGGGGCCGCCGGAGGCCGAGCCCCGCCAGGAGCCGGCGCCCCGCGGCCAGGGCCAAGGCCAGGGCCAGGGCGGCGGGGACACTTATCGACCCAAGCGGCCTACCACGCTCAACCTCTTCCCGCAGGTGCCGCGGTCTCAG GACACATTGAATAATAATTCTCTGGGCAAGAAGCACAGTTGGCAGGATCGGGTGTCTCGGTCATCCTCACCCCTGAAGACTG GGGAGCAGACGCCGCCACATGAGCACATCTGCCTGAGCGATGAGCTGCCACCCCCGAGCAGCCCCACGGCCACCAAGGACCGAGGCACCTCCACTGACAGCCCTTGCCGCCGCAGCACCGCCACACAGATGGCCCCTCCCGGCGGCCCCACGGCTGCCCCACCGAGCAGCCGGAGCCACTCGCATCGAGACCGCATCCACTACCAGGCCGACGTGCGGCTAGAGGCCACCGAGGAGATCTACCTGACGCCAGTGCAGAGGCCGCCAGACCCCCCGGAGCCCAGTTCTGCCTTCCTGCCCCCGGCAGAGAGCCGGATGTCTGTCAGCTCCGATCCAGACCCTGCCGCCTACCCCTCTGCAGCGGGCCGGCCGCACCCCTCCATCAGCGAGGAGGATGAGGGCTTCGACTGCTTGTCGTCCCCGGAGCGGCCCGAGCTGCAGGGCGGAGGCTGGCGGGGCAGCCTCGGGGAGCCGCCGCCACCCCCACGGGCCTCGCTGAGCTCGGACACCAGCGCGCTGTCCTACGACTCGGTGAAGTACACCCTGGTGGTGGACGAACACGCGCAGCTGGAGCTGGTGAGCCTGCGGCCGTGCTTCGGGGACTACAGCGACGAGAGCGACTCGGCCACCGTCTATGACAACTGCGCCTCCGCCTCCTCGCCCTACGAGTCGGCCATCGGGGAGGAGTACGAGGAGGCTCCCCGGCCGCGgccccctgtctgcctctccgaGGACTCCACGCCCGACGAGCCCGACGTCCACTTCTCCAAGAAGTTCCTGAACGTCTTCATGAGCGGCCGCTCGCGCTCCTCCA GTGCCGAGTCCTTCGGGCTCTTCTCCTGTGTCATCaatggggaggagcaggagcagaCGCACCGGGCCATATTCAG GTTTGTGCCTCGACACGAGGATgagctggagctggaggtggACGACCCCTTGCTGGTGGAGCTGCAGGCCGAGGACTACTGGTATGAGGCCTACAACATGCGCACGGGTGCCCGGGGTGTCTTCCCCGCCTACTACGCCATCGAGGTCACCAAGGAGCCCGAGCACATGGCAG CCCTGACCAAAAACAGCGACTGGGTGGACCAGTTCCGGGTGAAGTTCCTGGGCTCCGTCCAGGTTCCCTACCACAAGGGCAATGACGTGCTCTGTGCTGCTATGCAAAAG ATCGCCACCACCCGCCGGCTCACCGTGCACTTTAACCCGCCGTCCAGCTGCGTCCTGGAGATCAGCGTGCGGGGCGTGAAGATCGGCGTCAAGGCTGATGATTCCCAGGACGCCAAG GGGAATAAATGTAGCCACTTTTTCCAGTTAAAAAACATCTCTTTCTGTGGATACCATCCAAAGAACAACAA GTACTTTGGGTTCATCACCAAGCACCCTGCTGACCACCGGTTTGCCTGCCACGTCTTTGTGTCCGAGGAATCCACCAAAGCCCTGGCAGAGTCCGTGGG GAGAGCGTTCCAGCAGTTCTACAAGCAGTTCGTGGAGTACACCTGCCCCACGGAAGACATCTATCTGGAGTAG
- the MAPK8IP1 gene encoding C-Jun-amino-terminal kinase-interacting protein 1 isoform X1 has translation MKLVLKMDSSPDNDSWLEDQWERWLTHDISLEEFEDEDLSEITEECGISLQCKDTLSLRPPRAGLLSGGGGGAGSRLQAEMLQMDLIDAAGDTPGAEDDDDDEEERAARRPGAGPPEAEPRQEPAPRGQGQGQGQGGGDTYRPKRPTTLNLFPQVPRSQDTLNNNSLGKKHSWQDRVSRSSSPLKTGEQTPPHEHICLSDELPPPSSPTATKDRGTSTDSPCRRSTATQMAPPGGPTAAPPSSRSHSHRDRIHYQADVRLEATEEIYLTPVQRPPDPPEPSSAFLPPAESRMSVSSDPDPAAYPSAAGRPHPSISEEDEGFDCLSSPERPELQGGGWRGSLGEPPPPPRASLSSDTSALSYDSVKYTLVVDEHAQLELVSLRPCFGDYSDESDSATVYDNCASASSPYESAIGEEYEEAPRPRPPVCLSEDSTPDEPDVHFSKKFLNVFMSGRSRSSRLRACCLAPPAKRSGSVLLQLGPSLPGAESFGLFSCVINGEEQEQTHRAIFRFVPRHEDELELEVDDPLLVELQAEDYWYEAYNMRTGARGVFPAYYAIEVTKEPEHMAALTKNSDWVDQFRVKFLGSVQVPYHKGNDVLCAAMQKIATTRRLTVHFNPPSSCVLEISVRGVKIGVKADDSQDAKGNKCSHFFQLKNISFCGYHPKNNKYFGFITKHPADHRFACHVFVSEESTKALAESVGRAFQQFYKQFVEYTCPTEDIYLE, from the exons ATGAAGCTGGTGCTGAAGATGGATTCGAGCCCAGACAATGACAGCTGGTTGGAGGATCAGTGGGAGCGCTG gctcacccatgaCATCAGCTTGGAGGAGTTTGAGGATGAAGACCTCTCAGAGATCACCGAGGAGTGTGGCATCAGCCTGCAGTGCAAAGATACTCTGTCCTTGAGG CCCCCGCGCGCCGGGCTGCTGtctgggggcggcggcggcgcggggagcCGACTGCAGGCGGAGATGCTGCAGATGGACCTGATCGACGCGGCGGGGGATACTCCCGGCGCCgaggacgacgacgacgacgaggaGGAGCGCGCGGCGCGGCGGCCGGGAGCGGGGCCGCCGGAGGCCGAGCCCCGCCAGGAGCCGGCGCCCCGCGGCCAGGGCCAAGGCCAGGGCCAGGGCGGCGGGGACACTTATCGACCCAAGCGGCCTACCACGCTCAACCTCTTCCCGCAGGTGCCGCGGTCTCAG GACACATTGAATAATAATTCTCTGGGCAAGAAGCACAGTTGGCAGGATCGGGTGTCTCGGTCATCCTCACCCCTGAAGACTG GGGAGCAGACGCCGCCACATGAGCACATCTGCCTGAGCGATGAGCTGCCACCCCCGAGCAGCCCCACGGCCACCAAGGACCGAGGCACCTCCACTGACAGCCCTTGCCGCCGCAGCACCGCCACACAGATGGCCCCTCCCGGCGGCCCCACGGCTGCCCCACCGAGCAGCCGGAGCCACTCGCATCGAGACCGCATCCACTACCAGGCCGACGTGCGGCTAGAGGCCACCGAGGAGATCTACCTGACGCCAGTGCAGAGGCCGCCAGACCCCCCGGAGCCCAGTTCTGCCTTCCTGCCCCCGGCAGAGAGCCGGATGTCTGTCAGCTCCGATCCAGACCCTGCCGCCTACCCCTCTGCAGCGGGCCGGCCGCACCCCTCCATCAGCGAGGAGGATGAGGGCTTCGACTGCTTGTCGTCCCCGGAGCGGCCCGAGCTGCAGGGCGGAGGCTGGCGGGGCAGCCTCGGGGAGCCGCCGCCACCCCCACGGGCCTCGCTGAGCTCGGACACCAGCGCGCTGTCCTACGACTCGGTGAAGTACACCCTGGTGGTGGACGAACACGCGCAGCTGGAGCTGGTGAGCCTGCGGCCGTGCTTCGGGGACTACAGCGACGAGAGCGACTCGGCCACCGTCTATGACAACTGCGCCTCCGCCTCCTCGCCCTACGAGTCGGCCATCGGGGAGGAGTACGAGGAGGCTCCCCGGCCGCGgccccctgtctgcctctccgaGGACTCCACGCCCGACGAGCCCGACGTCCACTTCTCCAAGAAGTTCCTGAACGTCTTCATGAGCGGCCGCTCGCGCTCCTCCA GACTGAGAGCTTGCTGCCTGGCCCCACCCGCCAAGCGGAGTGGGTCCGTTCTCCTCCAGCTCGGCCCCTCGCTTCCAGGTGCCGAGTCCTTCGGGCTCTTCTCCTGTGTCATCaatggggaggagcaggagcagaCGCACCGGGCCATATTCAG GTTTGTGCCTCGACACGAGGATgagctggagctggaggtggACGACCCCTTGCTGGTGGAGCTGCAGGCCGAGGACTACTGGTATGAGGCCTACAACATGCGCACGGGTGCCCGGGGTGTCTTCCCCGCCTACTACGCCATCGAGGTCACCAAGGAGCCCGAGCACATGGCAG CCCTGACCAAAAACAGCGACTGGGTGGACCAGTTCCGGGTGAAGTTCCTGGGCTCCGTCCAGGTTCCCTACCACAAGGGCAATGACGTGCTCTGTGCTGCTATGCAAAAG ATCGCCACCACCCGCCGGCTCACCGTGCACTTTAACCCGCCGTCCAGCTGCGTCCTGGAGATCAGCGTGCGGGGCGTGAAGATCGGCGTCAAGGCTGATGATTCCCAGGACGCCAAG GGGAATAAATGTAGCCACTTTTTCCAGTTAAAAAACATCTCTTTCTGTGGATACCATCCAAAGAACAACAA GTACTTTGGGTTCATCACCAAGCACCCTGCTGACCACCGGTTTGCCTGCCACGTCTTTGTGTCCGAGGAATCCACCAAAGCCCTGGCAGAGTCCGTGGG GAGAGCGTTCCAGCAGTTCTACAAGCAGTTCGTGGAGTACACCTGCCCCACGGAAGACATCTATCTGGAGTAG